In the Telopea speciosissima isolate NSW1024214 ecotype Mountain lineage chromosome 2, Tspe_v1, whole genome shotgun sequence genome, one interval contains:
- the LOC122650589 gene encoding uncharacterized protein LOC122650589, with protein MNTIDEYLKEYRASWKQTGCSIIADGWTDMINKSLINFLVYCPCGVYFLSSVDASGICKDKVNLANLFDKVVQNVSVQNVVQIVTDNQSSYKAAGKNLANEKYKSFYWAPCTVHCIDLMLEDIVKLKKMTSYIAKGRKITKFIYNHSWVLSMIRSKFTEGKDLMPSTSTRLATHYIVLGCLMNHRRNLRRMFDSDDWLNSRYAKLVVRKEVKKIVRSRSFWRNVYFIYKCFAPLVRVLKLVSICIC; from the coding sequence ATGAATACAATTGATGAGTACTTGAAAGAATATAGAGCATCTTGGAAGCAAACTGGGTGCTCAATTAtagctgatggttggactgacATGATAAATAAATCATTGATTAATTTTCTAGTGTATTGCCCATGTGGAGTGTATTTCTTATCATCTGTAGATGCATCTGGCATTTGCAAGGACAAGGTCAATTTGGCTAATTTGTTTGATAAGGTGGTGCAAAATGTTAGTGTGCAAAATGTTGTTCAAATTGTAACTGACAACCAATCAAGTTATAAGGCTGCAGGAAAAAATTTAGCCAATGAGAAGTACAAGTCCTTCTATTGGGCCCCTTGTACTGTTCATTGCATTGATCTAATGCTAGAAGACATTGTAAAACTTAAGAAGATGACTTCATACATTGCGAAAGGGAGAAAGATCACtaaatttatttataatcaCTCTTGGGTTCTTAGTATGATCAGAAGTAAATTCACTGAAGGGAAAGATCTTATGCCCTCTACTTCTACAAGGTTGGCCACACATTACATTGTATTGGGTTGCTTGATGAATCAtagaagaaatttgagaaggatGTTTGATTCTGATGATTGGTTGAATTCTCGCTATGCAAAGTTGGTTGTCAGAAAAGAGGTTAAGAAGATTGTTCGAAGTAGGAGTTTTTGGAGGAATGTTTATTTCATCTACAAATGTTTTGCTCCTCTTGTTAGAGTTTTGAAATTAGTTTCCATTTGTATATGCTGA